The following is a genomic window from Elaeis guineensis isolate ETL-2024a chromosome 10, EG11, whole genome shotgun sequence.
TCATCTTGGTAATTAAGACAATACAAATTGTATTTTATAGTTAAGGATTGTCACTTTGATAGCGGTGGTTTAAATAACCTCGGTTAAGATGATTCAAATGGTTGAAACTAGAAGATGACTAGAAGATGAAGAATTGACTGTTGAGCTGAGCCACAATATTGGAGGAGGATTATGACACATAAAGAAAACAAACAAAACACTTGGTGGGTCTGATGTCTTGAAGAAGTCAATGGAATCATGAGAAATGATCAAAATGACAAAATAAATTCTAATAGACAGTGGTCTGTATATGCCGATGACATAGAAATGTGACCGTAAAATTTGTCATGTAGCAACGTAGTAGTGCTTGGAATCATCTGGTGCATAGGATAAAACCCGTGACAATTAAGTGAAGTATTACCCATTTATGAGACTAATTAGTCCATTTGAGATATAGATTCATGGCTACTTATCAGGCCATCTTTTGTCCATTTAACAAATTTCTGAAtctaaactaatatatatataaacggAGGTCCCTCAGTGTAAAGGCCTCCATCCGCCACATGTCttcgaaaaaaaagagaaggggtcGCCATGTAtcctcagaaaaaaataaaagaaattagcgaGGGAGGAAAACCAATGGATGACGCAAATGCCTCAGCTTGTTATTCCAAGTGCTCCTCCCTCCTCCCTGCATAACCAAGCTCTAACCCTAGATGGCTCTCCTCTCGTGACCTGTCTTATCCTCCTCTCCTCCTAGCGGGCCGCGGTCATGATCCTGACGGCAATGCTCTACTCTTCATCTACCTCTTTGCCGCTGCCTTTGGCCTCAAATGCGCGCCCACCGTTGACGTCTAAGTCATCGTCGATAGGGCTGTCGAAGGTGGTGGAGTACGTCATATCGAAGGTGGACGATTTGATGAATTGGGCCCGATGCAGGTCGATTCGATCAATGAACTTCAAGCTTGTGTGTTGCACTATAGAGATGATGCACACCGATGCCGCTCGCTACGATTTTGATCGGTTCGGCATCATCTTCCGGCCTAGTCCTTGCCAGTCTGATTATGGGCGATCTGGAGAGAGACGGCAGTGATTAAGAGGTCGAGGGAGGTGCAAAGGCTGGGGAATCGGAGGTGAGGGCGAGGTTGAGGGTGATGACGGCATGGAGGTCGCCTCGTGGAGACGGCAACGGTGTGCCTCATCATCATCTCTAATAATAGTGGTTGGTCTCACTGTCGTCTCTAACAGCGGCATTGTTGGTGGGCCGAAAGGAAAATAAATACCTAAAACAAGATCCCAATCATCGTTTAAGCTTCCCACTTCAACCGCTTCAAGCCTCCCACCCGGTTGGGACTCCCgaagagaaaaaaggagaaaaacatgagaaaaatcaatgaaaacaaaagaaagatagaaaaaaataaaagtaagacCTTTCCCCATAtagatgatcatttttttttcgctttttttctttcatttcattatctttttaGAGATATTGTTGTGTAGGATccggtaccacacgatgcagcagaaagaatgaagaaataaaataaaaaatataatacaaatatatAGATCGACCTCAAGCCTACTTCTACgggatgtgcaagcttcactatgagagaataaaatacaaccaatacaagaggaactcaccactcaattttTATACAATAGTTTCTCAACAAGAAGTtccaaaatcctcacaaaagctctctaaaatttcttttgAAGCCTTTCTACATCTCCAAGATGTCACCAGCTATCCAACGCAATAAACGGCTtgtcaatcagagctatataagctccagaattttaaaaatattgttataCTAAGAATACTGAGTCTTAATCAATCCTAGAACCATCCATGGCCATCCAATCGTGATCGGCTCGCATCAGAGCCGTCTGATCATGTATTATAGCCTCAGATCAAGTCTAATCAGGTCTGAAATCATCCTCAGCCATCCAATCATGAACAGCTTGTTCCAAAGCCATCGGATTGTACAAAATTGCCCGTGGACTGCGTGATCGATCCACGTGGCCTCCATGGACCGCCTAGCACCctgcgatccatggtggaccacacaGGGTGTTGGGCCTGGGCACCCACGCTGGGCACACCCACGCGCTGGGCCGCGAGCGCATCCACTGGGCCCGACTGCGCCGCCGTCGGCCTTCGTCGCCTCGTACATCGTGCCACCACTTCGAACTTCTTTCGTATGTATCTTCACCgtttggactccgtttggactgtttTTAGACTCGTTAGACTCTATTTATCATCCTGAACCTCACTGTAGGCTCAATATAGACTGAATCTTGATGTGTATTTcttaacaatctctatcttgactcgatattcgacctccatctatctctgagagcctgtgatccGTCTCACCCTCATGCCCTGTAGCATGCCTGCTGTCTTATGGATGagcaaatatgaaaatcaagctaggccgctcgatcccacctccatcatagACTGTGTCTACTCTGATCAAAGACTTGCTCGGAGAAgtctcctgcggcaataggaacttCACTCTGTGACATCGCCTCTCGTCCTTCCAAGTCTCCCGTCTAATGCCCGATCCACTTTCATCTGGAGCtctacctcgctctgggctcttcCTAGCTCCTGAAGCTCTATATCGTATTGGGCTCTCCATCAGATAGTAATGTCCTCTgatcctcttcttttcctccagaataatcctatcgccgtacaataccttcaggatttctctaccagctaccgtcctgtagcctctcgaatccaatatgctcagtgagataagattctgtttgAAATCGGATGTGTATCGGACCTCTCTCAATCTTCTCATTACATCATCACATGTCCTCCAATTGACCGTCCTGATGCCTTTGATTGCACTTGCATagttcgatccatccgacagataaacagtaccctcactgctctctaggaagtcaaactgcttctctctGCAACATGCACGATAggtacatgcagaatctaaaattcactgctggaaagaaatagatatctcgtcagatatctctaggatatcATCCTCTGACTTGCTACTGACCGTCGCTGTAGTAGCCCTCGTTCGATTCTTGAGTTGAGggtaatctctagctagatgcacTAACTCATCACATcaataacatctgatcttgctcaaatcTCTCATTCTGGACTTGAACCGCCCTCGTCACTATCTCCTATCGCTCTGTCttccgcctcctgctcctccaaaaatcatcaaagctgagttgccacttgagctcgaagctggattctctctcttgagaatctcattttgaagaatcaccatggtgacctcatccatcttgatggtgctctttccaagtagaagagcagttaccaaaaactcatacgaagggggaagcgatgctcgcaagaccagcaccctgatcttctcctcaactttctcgtcaatgctgaggagatcggtgaggatcttctgaaagtggttgAGATACTCCTGCACACTCTATCCTTCAGTTATTCGCAACTGGTAAAACTGACTTCAGAAGAAGAggatattggtgagagacttcgccatatacaactcctcgagctttgatcacagcatcgtcggagaagtctcaccAAATACATGGATCACTGCCTTATTCGTTAGGTACAAACGGATcgtactcaccatctgcatctggagtcgcctccaatcctacacctctatggtagtcggcttctcctcacacaagagagcattgatcaacccttgctggatgagcacgtcttttaTCCTcgtctgccacaaggagaaattgctctttccatcaaacctgttgatctccatcttgattgtgcttgtcgtctccatcttctatctcgatcaccaccgTCAAAACCTATGCTCTAGTACCACCTTACTCTGATACTAATTATTGTGCAGGATCCGATACCACACAGTGCAGTAGGaagaaataagaaataaaataagaaatataatataaatacgtggatcaacctcaagcctacctccacgaggtgtgcaagcttcactataagagaataaaacacaaccaatataagaggaactcaccactcaatttttgtacaagagtctctcagcAAGAAGTTCCaaaatcctcataaaagctctctaaaatttctcttgaagtttttctgcacctctaggatgtcaccagctatccaacgcaataaattgctcgtcaatcggagctatataggctccagaatctcaaaaatattgttACACTAGAAATACTGAATTCCAATCAATTTTAGAGTCATCCGTGGTCGTCCGATCGTGACCGACTCGCACTAGAGCCCTCCGATCATGCACTATAGCCTTAGATCAAACCTGATCACATCTGAAATCATCCTCAACCATTCGATCATGAATGGTTCGCTCTAGAGCCATCGGATTACGTAAAATCGTCCGTAGACTGTGCGTGGACCGCGTGATCGGTCCATGCGGCCTCCATGGACCGCCCAGCATCttgcggtccacggtggaccgcgtAGGGTGCTGGGCCTGGATGCCCATATGTCGGGCCACGCGTGTGCATCTGCTGGGCCCGACTGCACTGTCGCTGGCCTCCGTCGCCTCATACATCGTGCCACCTATTCCGAGCTTCATGCGTATTTTCACCGtctggactccatttggactGTTTTTGGACTCGTTGGACTTTGTTCGTTGTCCTGGATCTCGCTGTGAGCTCTATGTAGACCGAATCTTGAGACGTATTTCCTAACAGATATGTGGTAAAAGAAAACACTAAAGAGAGATTAGAAGGTTTCTTAGATTCCCATCTCATGCATCGCATGGGATTATAAGCTAGTTAAACTAATACTCAAGAAAGTGAATATTTAACTATGATTAGATGATAATATTGGTAGCCAAAATGGTTAGAAATTTTCCATAGAGGATTACTTTAACTAGACTGATTTTATATGGTCAAAAGTTGCTGGATCTTCGTCTTTGATCTATAAAGATGTGATCCGAAAATGTTTTGATGGTTCTCATCTGTGCGTAGGCCACATTTGGTCTTGGCGTTCTTGATTAACTCCTAGCTTGTCTCAAGCCAGCTTAGAAGCATACAAAGCTTGACTCATCCAATCTCCTTTTCTCCTGCAAAATGGGTCAGGAATGCCCAACTTAGCTGTTGAACAGACCACGTCGTGCAAATGATTTGACGCCATTTTGAAGTTGCAAGTCCTTATATCCCCTATGGGTAAGGTGGATGATTTTTCATATTCGAGGACTTAACGCAGCAGTCTGCGGGAATTCTGCCAACTCGTTCCAAccccttttttttattatttttttttaaacaaaaaaaaaaaaagcatcgaaGCACATCGTTTGAGGCTACCCCATTTTTATAATCTTTAATTATTTAAGGTGAAATATATATTTCTTGAAAATGATTAATAGAAAACTATCTTCCACGGACGCATGCTTGGATTGTTTCGTTTGCCAGCGTCaaactcttctcttctctctcttgtgTATCAATTTCCTTCGCAGTTAACTAGTTGAATAGCCACCGGATCTTTGCACAGATTAGGTTTTGGCTTCCTCTCCTTCCCTAGGCCAAGTTGAGCTGATGATCTTCTTCTCCGGTAAGCCCATCTTCTTCAACAGTGCATACAAGTGGCTCAATCTTTGAGCCAATGATCTTCTTTCTCCAACGAGTCCATCTTCTTCGACAAGGAATACAAGTGGCTAAGTTTGGTCAGCCATGCTGTAACATGATCTTCTGAATTTCGAaactcaaatttcaaattttaaaagtaTTGTTTGTACGAAAGAAATTTGCATTTAAAATGTGAGTGGGATATTGGAATTATTCTTCTTAgttgtctattttttttatatttttctttttgcacTCTTTTTCTTAGTAAAAAAAAATGGATGGGTTTTCCttcatttttattaaaaaaatctatctctagcaggcttttatttttttatttttattaattatgtcTATGTTGGAAAACTATGTTTTGTttaaattagaagaaaaattcGAATCGAATTACTTATCTCATCATCCGactattttttattatctaaaGATATTAGAATAGTATTCCGTCCACAAAAGGCGTGCGATGTATGCTTCTTTTTAGCCTTTTGACTGGTTCTTGATCAATCATGGCTGTAAGATATGTTGTACTAGAGGCATGGTAGCTAATTGAAGCCTTTGTTTATCAAGAACTGACTACATAAATAAcagcaataatatttttaaatgacCTGATCCAGCTTAAGGAAGACCTTTTCTCTTTAGGTCTTCCGATTGTTGTTTTATAGGTTCTCTTTATGTTGAACGTATTGCCACAAGTAGGAAGTACCATTCTGCTATTGTTCTATAGACTGTCTCTTAATGTTGAACGTGTCACCACTATGCATCAATCTACTAGAAAGTATCAAGCAATCATTGTTTTAGCAAGAATTATCACTGCAGCACCGAATTGTATCCATTACGAGGACTCTTAGCGTTTTCGCCGATGGTTTCAAATAAAGGCTGGTACCTCTTGCTATGGTCCAGAATAAGATGTTAATTGGCATCAGCTGCACTACTTTTAAGACGCATAACCTCTAGATGAATGAAGGAACCTCTATGACAGACTTTCTTATAGTGCTTTTCTattgttttatttctttctttcttatttttttttccaaataatgTGTAATAGTTGGGGTCTGTGGCgtctaattttttatttgtaaGCGCCTGTAGCCGGCTTTTTGTCGCTTCTTTAGACCATGTGACATTTAGATTTGATGATGTAAGAGTCGTCCTGAAACATGAACAAGTTCCGTAAACTAAACCAATCTTGACTTCCTTAGCTTATTTTATGTGTCACAcactgaaccaaaccaaaaagatTTTTTAGCCATAACATCTCGAATCCTAAGGATAAATAAAATCTTTTCCATAATTCACGGTCTTTTCGTAACCCACGCTGTTCCCTTCTTTGCATGATTAATTTAAGCTGTTAACATCTCTCTGTTTTCCCGTTCTCTGCATGATTCACGTACGTTCCGTTCTATTCGAAAGTGACGTCTCAGTGTATACCCTTTCTTTACGGAATTCACAGTAGTTATTGTAATATATTTAGATTTTCGAATCCACATGATCATATATTTTGACCTTTAACCTGCTCTCATATATTCTACATGTGTATAACGCTGTTCTTCCTTTTGTTGAACAGCTATGCTACTCAGCGGTCAGCTCAGAATTGCGGAAAACTTGGGCGACGCGaggctcttctcctcctcctccagacCTGCCACAGGTACTCCCAAGAGTCCCTCATCGTTAAAGAAGACCAAGTACGTCCTCATCAAAAAGCGAAAGGAAGAACGAGGAGTGAAGCACCCAAGCTCCAGCCTAGGATTCTCTAGGCCTATTCAGTTTCTCTGCTCACCCCCTCCTAAAACTCATGAGATGACAAGGGCCATTCACTACCACAAGTCTCCACAGAGACAGGCCGCAGCATCCAAATCCCAGGCCGGCGGCAATTATATGCTTCAGAGGCCGTCTAAGCTGATGTCGGAAGGTAGAAAAGTTGCGACCAGCAACAAGTTACAGGTACCATCGGAACAGAAGGAAACGAAGTTGGCAGTAGGGCCGAGTGCAATGCAGCAAGCTTCTGCTACTAGCTCCCATATGGAAGGTCAACCATTGCCAACCGATGGCCACAGTAGTAATAATCTCAGACGGGAGACAAAATCTGCAGTAGCTTTGCCGGCATCTGATCGTGCAGCACGAGAGGAGAGCTCGAAAGCTCGAGCTGTGGCAACGTTGAATGGAGTAGTGGTAAAGAAGAAGAAGGCTCCAAAGCGATTGAGGGACGATGCAGGTTCTGTTGGACCTGAAGACAGTGGAGGcatcaagaaaaagaagacaaaGAAAGTGCTTGGtattgaggctggcccttctagaGATGGACGAGAATCTTATGGGAAATTTGCAGGCAGGTCAACCAGTACTGGGCTTGGACATGGACAGATTGTCCGAACGGAATCTCAGAAGAGAGATGATGGAGTTCTGAGAACCTCGGATCTCCATAGTGCTGCTGCTCGGCAACCCAGAGTGGATGTGAGTTCTCTCAGTCTGGAGTTTCCGCAGCTACTGAGCGACCTAAAAGAACTGGCAGCGGATCCTTTGTATGCAATCGAACGCAATGCTCCCGGTGTTGTCCTCCAAGTATTTTCCAAGTTCCGGTCACAGGTGTATCAGAAGTCGCTCCACCCACCAGAAAGTGATCATGATATGGCCAAGCTGCAAGCCACTAGAGTGGCTGTTGTTGCTCGATCACTGGTGGAACCTGGTGCTGGGAATGCTGACATGGTCTTTGGGAAGGAAGCAAAGGATCATAGAGAGCCTTCATCATCTGCCTTAAAGCTATTGAAGCCCAAGCTGAAGCCAAATGATCCAAGGAAGGCTGTTCGCAAACGGAGATCATCTGACCAACAGGAACAGTCGAATGAAAAGAAGCTAAGGAAAATGAATCAACTCAATGCAGTAGCTATACAGAAGAAGGCAGAGCAGCGAAGTCAAAAGGAATCAAGAACAGCAACAGCATCAGCGGCTTCGGCAAAGCCAAATAACAAGGGAGCAGACACCGTCAAGAAGCAAGAGCCAGCCCCCCCTCCTCTGCCATTCTCTCCAACAGCTCTGTTACTCAAATTTCCGCTTGGAACGTCGCTTCCGTCGGTTGCAAAACTGAAGGCGAGGCTGGCGGTGTTCGGACCGTTGGTTAAAGATTCTACCCGTGTCTACTGGAAGTCTGATTCGTGCAAAGTGGTCTTTAAGCACAAGCCCCATGCAGAAGCCGCTCTCAACTATTCTAGAAAAAATGACCTCCTTCTTGGTCCACTTCGGTGCTGCATCCGTGAGCTTGATCCCACCACACTTAAACCACTCTCCTTTAATCCTGGGAAGCTGCCACCACCGCAGTCGCATCTCAGCCATGGCCCTCTGGTCAGTCCTGGAAATGGTGGTCAGCCTCGGGCTTTACCATATCAGCAGCAACAGGCACCCATAGTCCAGCTGAAATCCATCTTAAAGAAACGTTGTGATGTGGGTGGTGGCTCTGTGGGCAATGCTGCAAGAGAGGCTCCGCGACGAGTAACATTCATACTGGATGGCAGAGATAATGATAGGATAGAAAAGGAGCCACCTGTGGCGCCTGCTGTTAGCAATGGCAATGGAGGGAGTTATGCAGCTGGGTCTTCATCTTCTCTTCCATTGATGGATCCTATGACTAATTCTAAGAATCCCAAATCATCCGGTTTGCTTCCTACTCCACCACCTCCATTACATTCCCATCTATCAAATTCTCTTCCTCTCCGACCGTCCATTTCATTTCCACCTCCACCTCGTGCTGCTGGTGGCCCATTTCCATCCATTGCACTTCCGCTTCCACTTCCACCTCCACCTCGTGTCGTCGGTGGTCCACCACCTCGGCCGCTCCCTCACACCGTAGACACGTTTGAAGCCGGTGGCTTTGGACCAGCCCAGTTCAACGAGTCCCGACTGCAGCACAATGGACAACATGCTGTGGTAGGAGGAACGAACAAACCAGATATCTCAAGCCAAATGCTAATCCTGCTGAGGAAGTGCAGCCACA
Proteins encoded in this region:
- the LOC105052490 gene encoding PWWP domain-containing protein 1, which produces MIFVDKEVDRNPATATADISFVGMEKPQDGTRVSDGSVRQSGGSGSNPSRVLPDIDPAAAAAQPDAEIELEVARVSESEDARNDSSSVNAGVDRSMPVQAENRVSNTGAATQEPVSLQLSLAPQAAPPESWMHGFEIGDMVWGKVKSHPWWPGYIYNVHFAPPDVRRTRKEGHLLVAFFGDSSYGWFVPDEVIPFESYYLEKSKQTTSKNFVLAMDEAVYEESRRAALGLTCCCRKVRNFRYFGFPGYVCVDVPGYERGAEYSVKQIDRSRESFVPEELLSFLLQLALASQSDEPWGIDFIRRKARLLAYRKAVYEEYDETYPQAFGVQPVRPSPNDAETLDRLDYFAPRAMLLSGQLRIAENLGDARLFSSSSRPATGTPKSPSSLKKTKYVLIKKRKEERGVKHPSSSLGFSRPIQFLCSPPPKTHEMTRAIHYHKSPQRQAAASKSQAGGNYMLQRPSKLMSEGRKVATSNKLQVPSEQKETKLAVGPSAMQQASATSSHMEGQPLPTDGHSSNNLRRETKSAVALPASDRAAREESSKARAVATLNGVVVKKKKAPKRLRDDAGSVGPEDSGGIKKKKTKKVLGIEAGPSRDGRESYGKFAGRSTSTGLGHGQIVRTESQKRDDGVLRTSDLHSAAARQPRVDVSSLSLEFPQLLSDLKELAADPLYAIERNAPGVVLQVFSKFRSQVYQKSLHPPESDHDMAKLQATRVAVVARSLVEPGAGNADMVFGKEAKDHREPSSSALKLLKPKLKPNDPRKAVRKRRSSDQQEQSNEKKLRKMNQLNAVAIQKKAEQRSQKESRTATASAASAKPNNKGADTVKKQEPAPPPLPFSPTALLLKFPLGTSLPSVAKLKARLAVFGPLVKDSTRVYWKSDSCKVVFKHKPHAEAALNYSRKNDLLLGPLRCCIRELDPTTLKPLSFNPGKLPPPQSHLSHGPLVSPGNGGQPRALPYQQQQAPIVQLKSILKKRCDVGGGSVGNAAREAPRRVTFILDGRDNDRIEKEPPVAPAVSNGNGGSYAAGSSSSLPLMDPMTNSKNPKSSGLLPTPPPPLHSHLSNSLPLRPSISFPPPPRAAGGPFPSIALPLPLPPPPRVVGGPPPRPLPHTVDTFEAGGFGPAQFNESRLQHNGQHAVVGGTNKPDISSQMLILLRKCSHIVNNIKSSLGYIPYRPL